GTCCGTGTGTATTCCGTAGCGAATGAATCGCGCCATCTACTGATTTTCGGTGTTCCGCAAATAAATTTGCTTCGTGAGCTACGGCAAGAGTTGGCCCGGTTCGGTGTACTGGAAACAATTTGCAACATTACCGACGTTTGGCAACGGGAGCATGAAGGTTCGAATGAGCTAATGCTCGAACCGTTTACGGATGTGTTTCACGTGTGCTTCGCAAAGCTAGAGAAAGCCCGGCAAGCTAAGAAATTACTGGATGCACGCAACTTTTACGGTGGGACATTGCACATTTCGTATGCGCCTGAACGGGAAAGCGTTGAAGAAG
This region of Anopheles marshallii chromosome 2, idAnoMarsDA_429_01, whole genome shotgun sequence genomic DNA includes:
- the LOC128708598 gene encoding RNA-binding protein 48, whose product is MNGASKQIDISSDTHHIRQRYCQNRPLYRRSRQLTAVRVYSVANESRHLLIFGVPQINLLRELRQELARFGVLETICNITDVWQREHEGSNELMLEPFTDVFHVCFAKLEKARQAKKLLDARNFYGGTLHISYAPERESVEEVRAKLNQRRSEVRYRSKLEAKQRKPSHAGVGVHQQEAVNATTKKTAKKTR